A genomic region of Capra hircus breed San Clemente chromosome 21, ASM170441v1, whole genome shotgun sequence contains the following coding sequences:
- the ASPG gene encoding 60 kDa lysophospholipase isoform X3 — protein MARAAGPERRLLAVYTGGTIGMRSERGVLVPGRGLAAVLRMLPMFHDEEHARACGLPEDTLVLPPASPDQRVFYTVLECQPLFDSSDMTITEWVQIAQIIESHYARYDGFVVIHGTDTMAFAASVLSFVLENLQKTVILTGAQVPIHALWNDGRENLLGALLLAGQYVIPEVCLFFQNQLFRGNRVTKVDARRFAAFCSPNLPPLAAVGADVTINRELVCRVRGQGRLVVHSSMEQNVGLLRLYPGIPASLVRAFLQPPMKGVVMETFGSGNGPTKPDLLQELRAAAERGLVIINCTHCLQGAVTSDYGAGVALSGAGTVPGFDMTSEAALAKLSYVLGLPGLSLDGRKELLARDLRGEMTPPAADEPRPSLQGSVLGRGIAQLLSLRQEADEMWDALVPSLACAAAYTGDLEALQVLVELGSDQSLEDFSGQTPLHAAARAGQAGAVTMLLQRGLDVNARDKGGLSPLLLAVGGRHRGVIGLLRAAGACLSAQELQDSGTELCRLASRADCEGLRAWGQAGADLRQPGYDGHSALHVAEAAGNLEVVALLQNLRGGAGDQALGPEVLPAV, from the exons ATGGCGCGCGCGGCGGGGCCGGAGCGGCGGCTCCTGGCCGTCTACACCGGCGGCACCATCGGCATGCGAAGCGAGCGCGGCG TGCTCGTCCCCGGGAGGGGCCTGGCCGCAGTTCTGAGGATGCTGCCCATGTTCCACGACGAGGAGCATGCTCGGGCCTGCGGCCTCCCTGAGGACACCCTGGTGCTGCC GCCGGCCAGCCCCGACCAGAGGGTCTTCTACACAGTGCTGGAGTGCCAGCCCCTCTTTGACTCCAGTGACATGACCATCACCGAGTGGGTGCAGATTGCCCAGATCATCGAG AGCCACTACGCGCGGTACGACGGCTTTGTGGTTATCCACGGCACCGACACCATGGCCTTCGCCGCCTCCGTGCTCTCCTTTGTGCTGGAGAACCTGCAGAAAACCGTCATCCTCACCGGGGCCCAG GTGCCCATCCACGCCCTGTGGAATGACGGCCGGGAGAACCTGCTGGGCGCCCTGCTGCTGGCCGGCCAGTACGTGATCCCCGAG GTCTGCCTGTTCTTCCAGAATCAGCTGTTTCGGGGCAACCGGGTGACCAAGGTGGACGCGCGCAGGTTCGCAGCCTTCTGCTCGCCCAACCTGCCGCCTCTGGCCGCCGTGGGCGCTGACGTCACGA TCAACCGGGAGCTGGTGTGCAGAGTCCGCGGGCAGGGCCGGCTGGTGGTGCACAGCAGCATGGAGCAGAATGTGGGCCTGTTGCGCCTCTACCCTGGGATCCCTGCCTCCCTG GTCCGGGCCTTCCTGCAGCCCCCCATGAAGGGTGTGGTCATGGAGACCTTCGGCTCCGGGAACGGGCCCACCAAGCCCGACCTGCTTCAGGAGCTGCGGGCGGCGGCCGAGCGTGGCCTGGTCATCATCAACTGCACCCACTGCCTCCAGGGTGCCGTCACCTCCGATTACGGAGCCGGCGTG GCCTTGAGTGGTGCCGGGACAGTGCCGGGCTTCGACATGACGTCCGAGGCGGCACTGGCCAAGCTGTCCTACGTGCTGGGCCTGCCCGGGCTGAGCCTGGACGGCAGGAAGGAG CTGCTGGCCAGGGACCTGCGCGGGGAGATGACGCCACCTGCTGCAGACGAGCCCCGGCCCTCTCTGCAGGGCAGTGTGCTGGGGCGCGGGATCGCCCAGCTCCTCAGTCTGAGACAG GAGGCTGATGAGATGTGGGACGCCCTGGTGCCCAGCCTGGCCTGTGCCGCGGCCTACACGGGCGACCTGGAGGCCCTGCAGGTGCTGGTAGAGCTG GGCAGTGACCAGAGCCTGGAGGACTTCAGTGGCCAAACCCCACTGCACGCAGCCGCCCGGGCTGGCCAGGCTGGGGCCGTCACCATGCTGCTACAGAGAGGGCTGGACGTGAACGCCCGGGACAAGGGTGGCCTCAGCCCCCTGCTGCTGGCCGTGGGGGGCAG GCATCGGGGTGTCATTGGGCTGCTGCGGGCAGCTGGGGCCTGCCTGTCTGCCCAGGAGCTGCAGGACTCAGGGACGGAGCTGTGCCG gcTGGCATCTAGGGCGGACTGTGAGGGCCTGCGGGCATGGGGGCAGGCGGGGGCCGATCTGAGGCAGCCCGGGTATGATGGGCACAGCGCGCTGCACGTC GCAGAGGCAGCTGGGAACCTGGAAGTGGTGGCCCTCCTGCAGAACCTTCGGGGTGGGGCTGGTGACCAGGCCCTGGGCCCA GAAGTGCTGCCTGCTGTCTAA
- the ASPG gene encoding 60 kDa lysophospholipase isoform X1 — translation MARAAGPERRLLAVYTGGTIGMRSERGVLVPGRGLAAVLRMLPMFHDEEHARACGLPEDTLVLPPASPDQRVFYTVLECQPLFDSSDMTITEWVQIAQIIESHYARYDGFVVIHGTDTMAFAASVLSFVLENLQKTVILTGAQVPIHALWNDGRENLLGALLLAGQYVIPEVCLFFQNQLFRGNRVTKVDARRFAAFCSPNLPPLAAVGADVTINRELVCRVRGQGRLVVHSSMEQNVGLLRLYPGIPASLVRAFLQPPMKGVVMETFGSGNGPTKPDLLQELRAAAERGLVIINCTHCLQGAVTSDYGAGVALSGAGTVPGFDMTSEAALAKLSYVLGLPGLSLDGRKELLARDLRGEMTPPAADEPRPSLQGSVLGRGIAQLLSLRQEADEMWDALVPSLACAAAYTGDLEALQVLVELGSDQSLEDFSGQTPLHAAARAGQAGAVTMLLQRGLDVNARDKGGLSPLLLAVGGRHRGVIGLLRAAGACLSAQELQDSGTELCRLASRADCEGLRAWGQAGADLRQPGYDGHSALHVAEAAGNLEVVALLQNLRGGAGDQALGPVPGLVRLPCPHAVPGPPLLLQRPPFSRKCCLLSNLKLSCCGVSCSFLLRPAGGMALPGPPTPTRRRP, via the exons ATGGCGCGCGCGGCGGGGCCGGAGCGGCGGCTCCTGGCCGTCTACACCGGCGGCACCATCGGCATGCGAAGCGAGCGCGGCG TGCTCGTCCCCGGGAGGGGCCTGGCCGCAGTTCTGAGGATGCTGCCCATGTTCCACGACGAGGAGCATGCTCGGGCCTGCGGCCTCCCTGAGGACACCCTGGTGCTGCC GCCGGCCAGCCCCGACCAGAGGGTCTTCTACACAGTGCTGGAGTGCCAGCCCCTCTTTGACTCCAGTGACATGACCATCACCGAGTGGGTGCAGATTGCCCAGATCATCGAG AGCCACTACGCGCGGTACGACGGCTTTGTGGTTATCCACGGCACCGACACCATGGCCTTCGCCGCCTCCGTGCTCTCCTTTGTGCTGGAGAACCTGCAGAAAACCGTCATCCTCACCGGGGCCCAG GTGCCCATCCACGCCCTGTGGAATGACGGCCGGGAGAACCTGCTGGGCGCCCTGCTGCTGGCCGGCCAGTACGTGATCCCCGAG GTCTGCCTGTTCTTCCAGAATCAGCTGTTTCGGGGCAACCGGGTGACCAAGGTGGACGCGCGCAGGTTCGCAGCCTTCTGCTCGCCCAACCTGCCGCCTCTGGCCGCCGTGGGCGCTGACGTCACGA TCAACCGGGAGCTGGTGTGCAGAGTCCGCGGGCAGGGCCGGCTGGTGGTGCACAGCAGCATGGAGCAGAATGTGGGCCTGTTGCGCCTCTACCCTGGGATCCCTGCCTCCCTG GTCCGGGCCTTCCTGCAGCCCCCCATGAAGGGTGTGGTCATGGAGACCTTCGGCTCCGGGAACGGGCCCACCAAGCCCGACCTGCTTCAGGAGCTGCGGGCGGCGGCCGAGCGTGGCCTGGTCATCATCAACTGCACCCACTGCCTCCAGGGTGCCGTCACCTCCGATTACGGAGCCGGCGTG GCCTTGAGTGGTGCCGGGACAGTGCCGGGCTTCGACATGACGTCCGAGGCGGCACTGGCCAAGCTGTCCTACGTGCTGGGCCTGCCCGGGCTGAGCCTGGACGGCAGGAAGGAG CTGCTGGCCAGGGACCTGCGCGGGGAGATGACGCCACCTGCTGCAGACGAGCCCCGGCCCTCTCTGCAGGGCAGTGTGCTGGGGCGCGGGATCGCCCAGCTCCTCAGTCTGAGACAG GAGGCTGATGAGATGTGGGACGCCCTGGTGCCCAGCCTGGCCTGTGCCGCGGCCTACACGGGCGACCTGGAGGCCCTGCAGGTGCTGGTAGAGCTG GGCAGTGACCAGAGCCTGGAGGACTTCAGTGGCCAAACCCCACTGCACGCAGCCGCCCGGGCTGGCCAGGCTGGGGCCGTCACCATGCTGCTACAGAGAGGGCTGGACGTGAACGCCCGGGACAAGGGTGGCCTCAGCCCCCTGCTGCTGGCCGTGGGGGGCAG GCATCGGGGTGTCATTGGGCTGCTGCGGGCAGCTGGGGCCTGCCTGTCTGCCCAGGAGCTGCAGGACTCAGGGACGGAGCTGTGCCG gcTGGCATCTAGGGCGGACTGTGAGGGCCTGCGGGCATGGGGGCAGGCGGGGGCCGATCTGAGGCAGCCCGGGTATGATGGGCACAGCGCGCTGCACGTC GCAGAGGCAGCTGGGAACCTGGAAGTGGTGGCCCTCCTGCAGAACCTTCGGGGTGGGGCTGGTGACCAGGCCCTGGGCCCA GTGCCTGGGCTTGTCCGTCTGCCCTGCCCCCATGCAGTACCTGGGCCTCCACTCCTTCTCCAGAGACCTCCCTTTTCCAGGAAGTGCTGCCTGCTGTCTAACCTGAAGCTCTCCTGCTGCGGCGTGAGCTGTTCCTTCCTGTTGAGACCTGCTGGAGGGATGGCGCTGCccgggccccccacccccacccgccgcCGGCCCTGA
- the ASPG gene encoding 60 kDa lysophospholipase isoform X2, with protein sequence MARAAGPERRLLAVYTGGTIGMRSERGVLVPGRGLAAVLRMLPMFHDEEHARACGLPEDTLVLPPASPDQRVFYTVLECQPLFDSSDMTITEWVQIAQIIESHYARYDGFVVIHGTDTMAFAASVLSFVLENLQKTVILTGAQVPIHALWNDGRENLLGALLLAGQYVIPEVCLFFQNQLFRGNRVTKVDARRFAAFCSPNLPPLAAVGADVTINRELVCRVRGQGRLVVHSSMEQNVGLLRLYPGIPASLVRAFLQPPMKGVVMETFGSGNGPTKPDLLQELRAAAERGLVIINCTHCLQGAVTSDYGAGVALSGAGTVPGFDMTSEAALAKLSYVLGLPGLSLDGRKELLARDLRGEMTPPAADEPRPSLQGSVLGRGIAQLLSLRQEADEMWDALVPSLACAAAYTGDLEALQVLVELGSDQSLEDFSGQTPLHAAARAGQAGAVTMLLQRGLDVNARDKGGLSPLLLAVGGRHRGVIGLLRAAGACLSAQELQDSGTELCRLASRADCEGLRAWGQAGADLRQPGYDGHSALHVAEAAGNLEVVALLQNLRGGAGDQALGPYLGLHSFSRDLPFPGSAACCLT encoded by the exons ATGGCGCGCGCGGCGGGGCCGGAGCGGCGGCTCCTGGCCGTCTACACCGGCGGCACCATCGGCATGCGAAGCGAGCGCGGCG TGCTCGTCCCCGGGAGGGGCCTGGCCGCAGTTCTGAGGATGCTGCCCATGTTCCACGACGAGGAGCATGCTCGGGCCTGCGGCCTCCCTGAGGACACCCTGGTGCTGCC GCCGGCCAGCCCCGACCAGAGGGTCTTCTACACAGTGCTGGAGTGCCAGCCCCTCTTTGACTCCAGTGACATGACCATCACCGAGTGGGTGCAGATTGCCCAGATCATCGAG AGCCACTACGCGCGGTACGACGGCTTTGTGGTTATCCACGGCACCGACACCATGGCCTTCGCCGCCTCCGTGCTCTCCTTTGTGCTGGAGAACCTGCAGAAAACCGTCATCCTCACCGGGGCCCAG GTGCCCATCCACGCCCTGTGGAATGACGGCCGGGAGAACCTGCTGGGCGCCCTGCTGCTGGCCGGCCAGTACGTGATCCCCGAG GTCTGCCTGTTCTTCCAGAATCAGCTGTTTCGGGGCAACCGGGTGACCAAGGTGGACGCGCGCAGGTTCGCAGCCTTCTGCTCGCCCAACCTGCCGCCTCTGGCCGCCGTGGGCGCTGACGTCACGA TCAACCGGGAGCTGGTGTGCAGAGTCCGCGGGCAGGGCCGGCTGGTGGTGCACAGCAGCATGGAGCAGAATGTGGGCCTGTTGCGCCTCTACCCTGGGATCCCTGCCTCCCTG GTCCGGGCCTTCCTGCAGCCCCCCATGAAGGGTGTGGTCATGGAGACCTTCGGCTCCGGGAACGGGCCCACCAAGCCCGACCTGCTTCAGGAGCTGCGGGCGGCGGCCGAGCGTGGCCTGGTCATCATCAACTGCACCCACTGCCTCCAGGGTGCCGTCACCTCCGATTACGGAGCCGGCGTG GCCTTGAGTGGTGCCGGGACAGTGCCGGGCTTCGACATGACGTCCGAGGCGGCACTGGCCAAGCTGTCCTACGTGCTGGGCCTGCCCGGGCTGAGCCTGGACGGCAGGAAGGAG CTGCTGGCCAGGGACCTGCGCGGGGAGATGACGCCACCTGCTGCAGACGAGCCCCGGCCCTCTCTGCAGGGCAGTGTGCTGGGGCGCGGGATCGCCCAGCTCCTCAGTCTGAGACAG GAGGCTGATGAGATGTGGGACGCCCTGGTGCCCAGCCTGGCCTGTGCCGCGGCCTACACGGGCGACCTGGAGGCCCTGCAGGTGCTGGTAGAGCTG GGCAGTGACCAGAGCCTGGAGGACTTCAGTGGCCAAACCCCACTGCACGCAGCCGCCCGGGCTGGCCAGGCTGGGGCCGTCACCATGCTGCTACAGAGAGGGCTGGACGTGAACGCCCGGGACAAGGGTGGCCTCAGCCCCCTGCTGCTGGCCGTGGGGGGCAG GCATCGGGGTGTCATTGGGCTGCTGCGGGCAGCTGGGGCCTGCCTGTCTGCCCAGGAGCTGCAGGACTCAGGGACGGAGCTGTGCCG gcTGGCATCTAGGGCGGACTGTGAGGGCCTGCGGGCATGGGGGCAGGCGGGGGCCGATCTGAGGCAGCCCGGGTATGATGGGCACAGCGCGCTGCACGTC GCAGAGGCAGCTGGGAACCTGGAAGTGGTGGCCCTCCTGCAGAACCTTCGGGGTGGGGCTGGTGACCAGGCCCTGGGCCCA TACCTGGGCCTCCACTCCTTCTCCAGAGACCTCCCTTTTCCAGGAAGTGCTGCCTGCTGTCTAACCTGA